Genomic DNA from Dehalococcoidia bacterium:
TGGAATTTTGCTAATTCGAATTTGTTTCGTGCTTCGATATTCGAATTTCGGATTTATTCGTTAACTTGTTTAACTGTCAGAGAGCGCTCAAGGCAAGTCCGCCTGCACTCTTCCTCGAACTTGAGTGTAACCCTGTAGGCTTCTGCTAGAGTCTTCCCTACGGCAAAGCTGCCGTGCCCCTTTACCATCACCAGCGGACAGTTCTTAAGTTCCCTTGCGATTTCTGCAGCCAGAACGCCCGCAACAATCTCATTACTCATACCGACGATGGCAACCTTACCCTGCAATTCTAGCTTTTTATCAGCCAGCGACAGCGTGACGGCGCAGGGCGGGTGGGCATGAACAATGGCGCAGGCAGACGTCCCGATATAGATAGCCCGGTGTACGGGCAGTTCCCAGGACGCTAACGGTGTGGCGGTATCGTCCGTGCGGATGCCGGTTTCGATAAGGTCGTCGGAGGTCAAAGCTGAGAGGATGCTGTCATGCCTGGTAATAATAAGGCGGTCTTTAAGGCGGATGCTCAGATTGCCGCTGGCGCCGCTGACAAGGCCGTTGTCCGCCAGCGCCCGGCCCGCGGCCTGAAACTCCGGCAGGTACACGTCAGCCTACCCGGCGGAGAACGCCGATGACGCGTCCCTGGATTTCCACGTTGGAGGCCGGGACTAAAATGGGCTTCATGGTGGAGTTCGCGGGTTGCAGGCGCACGCGCGCCCCTTCGGCATAGAACTTTTTGAGGGTGGCCTCTTTTTCGGCCTTCAGCC
This window encodes:
- a CDS encoding fuculose phosphate aldolase, whose translation is MYLPEFQAAGRALADNGLVSGASGNLSIRLKDRLIITRHDSILSALTSDDLIETGIRTDDTATPLASWELPVHRAIYIGTSACAIVHAHPPCAVTLSLADKKLELQGKVAIVGMSNEIVAGVLAAEIARELKNCPLVMVKGHGSFAVGKTLAEAYRVTLKFEEECRRTCLERSLTVKQVNE